One Mus musculus strain C57BL/6J chromosome X, GRCm38.p6 C57BL/6J DNA window includes the following coding sequences:
- the H2ab3 gene encoding H2A histone family, member B3, translating to MPRNRENCLRESSGRRHRRSRTSRAELIFAVSLVEQHLREVSRARRLSDTVPIFLAAILESLTRRLLELAGNEAQRRGTERRITPELLDLAVYSNMELSDVFQFITISQVAPAHR from the coding sequence ATGCCAAGGAACAGGGAAAACTGTCTTCGAGAGTCTTCAGGTCGCCGCCACCGTCGCTCCCGCACCTCCAGAGCTGAGCTAATCTTTGCTGTGAGCCTGGTGGAACAGCATCTGAGGGAGGTTAGCCGTGCCCGGAGGCTCAGTGATACGGTGCCCATCTTCCTGGCAGCCATCCTGGAGTCCCTCACCCGCAGGTTGCTGGAGCTTGCCGGCAATGAGGCCCAACGCAGAGGTACCGAGAGGCGCATCACTCCTGAACTGCTGGACTTGGCTGTCTACAGCAATATGGAGCTAAGTGATGTGTTCCAATTCATCACCATCTCCCAGGTGGCCCCGGCTCATCGCTAG